From Impatiens glandulifera chromosome 7, dImpGla2.1, whole genome shotgun sequence:
TCATTCATAGAATTTAACAATAGTAAAGTTCTAATTGATTGGTGCCTTGCcgaacttttaaataattaaatttaaattcgaCCATATTATCTTAGTgtaataattaagataataaattcacttatttgactcgaatatatataattggataTCTAATcctatctatttaattattcatattaaatatgttttaagctagttttaaaacaattaattaaatataatcaaaaaatatatattaatataataacaacTTCAAGCAAAACtggtcattaaataaaatcatacaaATAAAGATGAtaatatgtcaaatttattGGTTAATTGTAACATTAACTGATATATTTTgagtgaattaaatttgtttttttatttgaagaaatccatcttaatcaaatatttttctatcCAAATTAggtgaaaataattattagagtctggatctatttaaatattcacCCATAATTTTTAAACGAACTTATTTTATTACCATCCCatgtattaatgttttttaaacctaaagaaaaaaaactcacaTCTACTCTATATATGTGAtggtttgatgttgggttatttgaatatattttattgaattttaaaataaataaaaaattgatttgaaaaaaataagttattaaaaatttaagtccattaaattattataatatgtttttctatttaaaatttaaatttaaataacaatttcGAAGAAGACCTTATTCTATCAACCTTTTTCATTAATTGGTAAGgtttattaaataagataaataaaataaatattttattttaataaatttgactaagtttaatttctcataaaaaaaaaagagtgcAATAGCGATGGGATAAACGGTTATTGTTAATACTAATGCCGCTAAAGGACAATAACCATGGAAAATAGATATGTCGTCAATCGTCGCTATTTTCATAGCTAAATTATGACTAACGAGATTAAATTAGTGTTACTAAATGTGACTACAAGATTAAATTACTATGGATAAAGCGTGGATACAAAAACTAAATTACCTCTGTTGAAAGGGTATTGAATGGAATTATATATCGTCGccaaattactaatttattcttttacaaaatttatttttaacctgaaTATGAgtgaaatgaaatttttttaataaagaaaataaataatttatgagaataaataattttatacaaatgtTGTTTTTAATCTTTAAGCTTGGTTCGTTTTGAGTTTGGTGAGtaactcaaacaaaatcaaatatcattttaattccctctcatttattaaattactaaaattattaaccaaaatattaaaatatcttttaatttaaattattattttttgttttatttatatatataaatactcttGAAGTCTTTTCACACAAAATTATCATTAActtctcaaaattattaacCATTAATgagtattttttatctttatgttTCTTATCACATTTCTTGACTATTTTACGAGGCTTTGTTCAGATTGGATTATTTAATCTAACACAggcttataaaataatatgtatataataatattaggTCAAGAAATATTGTACAGATTCTTAATTATGAAAGAATGAGTTTTCATCCATTTTAGCAAGTTTTGTCATAATATTCTAAAACACAAAACTCTTGAGTTTTCATCCATTTTAGCAAGTTTTGTCATAATATTCTGAAACACAAAACTCTTAAACCACATGAATTCAAATCACTAATATGCCtcaattttacaattaaatcattaaattcaaataatataaaatttattttaagttaagaGATCGAGAAAGAGAATTTggaagagagaatttgagagaaaaTTAAGTATCGCAATCtaatttgcttaaaaaataacaaattttatctctcttttctctctacatattttattattttatttcaaccagtgatgtagtgacacattATTTTCTCCCAATCTCTCCTAAATTTCCCATATCACTCTTCttaattatatcaatttttttaaatagactcGTAGGACATATTTGATATTTAGttatggaaaaaaaatcaaatttttatccTAAAACTTACCAAACATATCTcatcaatcattttataaattaaaatataattttttttattttatattagtaaaagttaatattaaggAAAGACAAATTTGATTGAAATATTTTggtcataataatttaaaaatcttgATTCCCTTGttcaaattaacatttatattcatatttctCATACTTATATAATCATTAAAAGGTAGCCTAGTTATAATAGTCGGCTTAAGAAATCAAAAAGTTACGGGTTCGATTCCATCTAGAAGTGCTTTGAGTATAAGCGGGGTGTTATTCTAgctcttttttattaaaaaaaaataaaataatcataaaatagGACTACACACtaacaatttaattttacagGTTCTAaaagataagataaaataaaaataaagaaattagtGTGAATTTAAACAATCAAAtgatattcaatttattaatatatatatatatatataattaaattataattcaaaaattatttaatctaaataatatttaaaaaataataatttttaaataacttaaaaaaatatttttttcgcCCGAACACAAATCCTGTTTTCAAATTTGGCCTTTTAAACTAagtataaataacaaaatttacaaataaaaacaagaaaactGAAACATATTTGGGCCCATTTACAATACTTGTGTTTTTCCGGGAATCCGATTGGTATCCAGCTGTAACTGGGCCTGACAATTAATActgtcaataataataataataataaataaatggtgAGCGTTGATTGAAAAGATGGAAAAGCATTGgctttaaatctttttaaaattagtgtttcagaattgtttttaaaaaatattatatatataatatattaacattaaaatcaagaaatttcttaattagtaattagttattgattttataaaattggacattttttaagatttgttttcctttgaaaattttagatGTTTAAAATTGGGAGTAATTCCCTTTTACCAGTTTTGGTTGAAAtggtattttgttttattagtttttataggaaaaataattttaaattggaatttgaaaatattaattgtatGCCATTCTGAATAAAAAAAGGTTCATCAACATGATACTagaagcttgtttgatgtttggttatttgaggatttttaattagttttttattaacaattatttttgataaaaaatataggttatttgaatgtttaattaattgaaattttataatgtatttttttgtatttaaattttataaaattataattaaaattttataaaattataattaaaattttataaaattataattaaaattttataaaattataattaaaattttataaaattataattaaaattttttaaataataattaatgaattaaataatttaatattttttataataaatgattgaattttgaataaacatccaacaaaaatataattcaagCCAGTTTTAAGATCTATTTTTTCTAGTCTCAAAATGTAccattattttatctattttttaaattataatatatatatatatatatatatatatatatatatttaaataattacctTAATGCCTCTTTCTGTGAGagaaaatatacaatttttgGTTGGTAGCAAAGGATCTCGCCCTTCTGATTATGTTAAGACGAAGTTGATATGAAATTGTTAATAATCTCTCGTTTTATGGCAAGACATTATTGTTTATAttccatataaaaaaaaaaaatgtataatcacataaaaaaaataattcaaatccaTTTGAATTcctatatgaaaataaaaatttatttatataaagttaCAATATGTAAACATGGTTTTTTGCTTTTAACTTATGTTTTGTCATAAAAATCGAATTAATAATTAAGCATATCTAACTAGCCTAGTTACTGTCTCTTTTTGTATTTGATCCATTAATTTCACAAAAATTATAGAAATGAAAACAGGTTTTGTTTAATCTCAAATTTTTAGATAAACCCTTTCAATTTCAACCTCCATACCGACCCTAATTATTTCCGGCATTACTTGTTATAGAATATGAGATTCATTTTTTTCACCGACAAACAACCCTAtatgaaaattgattttatttcttttattatttgctTAAATAACCAGATGAATCTATAAAtcttttcatttcaaaatttcttatatatattgaagACCCATTGTGGGGGACTCTGAAAACGAAGTAGAGACGATATCTGAGATAGAAtataaaaaagatgaagaaggaTGCTTATCTGTCCTAAAATAGAAAAGAATGAATTTATAACACGAATAATGACGGCATACAAACTTGATATTATGAAGAACTTTGTCACAAGGCATAATCCGAACCTGTCGGCAGAAATTATAGTTGAGTTTGTGAAATGTATTGAACGACAAAAGTCAAGAAAATGTACAacttcatttaaatattaactacGCTAAAATAAGACCGGACAAACAAATCAATAGGGAAGTCGGATTATAGACTCCCATCTCACCGGTTTTGTAAGCTGTTGGTGTGAAAATtgatgtttatgtattttttgaatttctACCATCTTGTTTATCACATcttggtgatttttttttaatgtctaAGTTGATTAGataatttagacaaattatGTCATAACTTGAAATATATTTAGTTGTGATGTTTGCAACTAgttggattaaaaaaaaaatattatcatttcaaaaaattatttgtaaggTGTGAAGTGATaccaaatcattaaaaatacgaTTAATGAAAACTATGGGATTTagctaattttttatataaataaaaaaatcattatagataGATTAacaatcattaaaaatacaattaatcaAGACTATGggattaaactaaattttttatatataaaaaaaataattatagatatattaacaaattcaatatttattatgattaaCATGGTTGATGAAGATGGACCACTTATCCCATCAGTGAACTATTGGTTATGTTTTAGTTTTATTGAtctaattatttcattatatatttttattgagaaaaataagtataaataattaaaaaatatatcttttaaactttgacaattatatcatttttttcctTCTAATTTTCTTCTTATATCATTAgccttttttatataaactattataactttataatgagatatgataaaaatttggataaattaattaaaatagttataatttctTAACTTTTTTATTGAATTCACCCACTAACCGTAATTATATCCAAATCAACTTGTCCATTTAGATGTAAgctggttatatatatatatatatatatatatatatatatatatatatatatatatatatatatatatatatatatatatatatatatatatatatatatatatatatatatatatatatatatatatatatatcagaattgtttttttaatacacTATAATTGGTTGAATAAAtgtaacttaaatattttggaGCCAATGAATTTAATATCCAAATCAAGGCTATCAAAATTTCGAGttgactcttaaaattttaagattttatgaTTTCACATaaggttaacgagtctgattttaagtaaactcttaaataggtaaactcttacgattttaaacttactataataagattttacaagtttataaataattttgattttacaattttatacgattttacgtttaaaaaaacatatttatatttaaaaatttaaaaataaatttattatttattcatataaattaattaatataatttttttatagtgttatttacctattattattttttaattaatattatatttaaatatataaatttttaaaattggttaagtataaaatacttaattatatataaataataataatatataactattattttcttaaattaaactcttacgatttcaaGTAAACtatagattttacgagtttccAACTGTCTAACTATTTTACGTAAATTCTCGATTTTGACAGTTTTAATTCAAACACATGGTTCTCAGTCTTGGTGGATAAAGGGGTTAATATAATTAAGgttcaaataatttgtttccttttcaaaaaaaaattattaaaacttatGCAGCTctatgttataaaatataaaaatgtagtaATAATTTACCTTAAGACAAATATAACAGAAagatctaaataaataaaattaaaattcaccataattttattaatacaaactttaattttgaaaaaaaatgttcataAGACAAGTTCACtgataatttatttgatcaaattgcAACATTATTGTAATTAAATAGTACTGATAAATATGCATGAAAAAGAGTATTTCATTTCTTCTTCAAGCAAATGATGAGATTGGTGTACTTTGCTTTCTCCGTTTCAAAATGATTGATTGCGCGTTCTTCGTAACTTTTTAACACATTGTCCAATACAAGTTCTCCGAAATGAGGCACCAATGTAGGTTCTATAATCGATCTAACTGAATTTGCTACAATTTCTCCTCTTTGTTTTTTTGTCAAACTTGTAATTGTAATCACCATCTCCATGATCGTTATCATGAGGGTTCCAATCACACTCAAAAACCTCTAACTTTTCAAGATGAAAGGAATTTTCATTATGAATGATTTCCTTCACTTCATCCTTACATGGGTGATAAACAGGCAAATTGAATGAATCAATGTCTTCTTGTTTAATAAGCccctaaataatataaaaacagcatattataatatgtaattaatttgaaaggtatatatcattttataaaataattgactattaaaaaaaattaaacctgAGAAACCACGTCGAGTAGTGATTGAGCTAATAATTCAATAACGTGACAACCATCGTCTTCAGATGGGTCAGGACTCTCCCTTCCGACTAATGTAAGGACCATTCTACCCATAGGTAGAATTTCACGTGACCTATGAGttagaaaagaagagaaatccTTGTAAAATTGATTCTTATATGCATTGAAGACATTAGGATCTCGAGTTTTTGACATGTAGATATGTTCTTTGTTCTCTAGATTTTCTGGCACCTATATTAAACCacatcaaattataaaaatattagtttttagttacaaaatctcttaaataaaataattttttttgtaagaaaCAAACCTGAGAGAGCCAGTGAAGACAATAAGAAGAGTGCACAAAGTGTAAACTTTTGCATGGAACCAACCTCTCATAAAACGACGCCGCCACACCAGAAATGAAACCCTTTCGACTTAATTCATATCCATGTTTCTTCTTGAGTAGTTCGTAAAATGATGGGAGTGCACTAAATATATTGTTGAAGTCGTTTTTGGGCAGATCATTCAAAAGGACCGATATCTCTTGAGTTTTGTTACTATTTTGCTTAGACAACTTATTGATGGTGTCGATAATCTCCGACACAAATAGAAGTGTGTTGGGCCCAGAACTACATCCAAGATCCGCAATTTTGAAATTCTCTAACATATCAGATGGAGTTGAGCTATTCAAGAACATGTCCTTGATGATATCTTTGATAATGGGCAATGTGTTATTAATGACCATCCTCTAAATACATTG
This genomic window contains:
- the LOC124909963 gene encoding probable jasmonic acid carboxyl methyltransferase 2 — protein: MVINNTLPIIKDIIKDMFLNSSTPSDMLENFKIADLGCSSGPNTLLFVSEIIDTINKLSKQNSNKTQEISVLLNDLPKNDFNNIFSALPSFYELLKKKHGYELSRKGFISGVAASFYERLVPCKSLHFVHSSYCLHWLSQVPENLENKEHIYMSKTRDPNVFNAYKNQFYKDFSSFLTHRSREILPMGRMVLTLVGRESPDPSEDDGCHVIELLAQSLLDVVSQGLIKQEDIDSFNLPVYHPCKDEVKEIIHNENSFHLEKLEVFECDWNPHDNDHGDGDYNYKFDKKTKRRNCSKFS